From Prionailurus viverrinus isolate Anna chromosome B2, UM_Priviv_1.0, whole genome shotgun sequence, the proteins below share one genomic window:
- the HS3ST5 gene encoding heparan sulfate glucosamine 3-O-sulfotransferase 5, translated as MLFKQQAWLRQKLLVLGSLAVGSLLYLVARVGSLDRLQPICPIEGRFGARSQAEFPLRALQFKRGLLHEFRKGNTSKEQVRLHDLVQQLPKAIIIGVRKGGTRALLEMLNLHPAVVKASQEIHFFDNDENYAKGIEWYRKKMPFSYPQQITIEKSPAYFITEEVPERIYKMNSSIKLLIIVREPTTRAISDYTQVLEGKERKNKTYYKFEKLAIDPNTCEVNTKYKAVRTSIYTKHLERWLKYFPIEQFHIVDGDRLITEPLPELQLVEKFLNLPPRISQYNLYFNATRGFYCLRFNIIFNKCLAGSKGRIHPEVDPSVITKLRKFFHPFNQKFYQITGRTLNWP; from the exons ATGCTATTCAAACAGCAGGCGTGGCTGAGACAGAAGCTCCTGGTGCTGGGAAGCCTTGCCGTTGGGAGTCTCCTGTATCTAGTCGCCAGAGTTGGGAGCTTGGATAG gCTACAACCCATTTGCCCCATCGAAGGACGATTCGGAGCCCGCAGCCAGGCCGAATTCCCTCTCCGCGCCCTGCAGTTTAAGCGGGGCCTGCTGCACGAGTTCCGGAAGGGCAATACGTCCAAGGAGCAAGTTCGCCTTCATGACCTGGTCCAGCAGCTCCCCAAGGCCATTATCATTGGGGTGAGGAAAGGAGGCACAAGGGCCCTGCTTGAGATGCTGAACCTCCATCCAGCGGTGGTCAAAGCCTCTCAAGAAATCCACTTTTTTGACAATGATGAGAATTATGCCAAGGGAATTGAGTGGTATAGGAAAAAGATGCCTTTTTCCTACCCGCAGCAAATCACAATTGAAAAGAGCCCAGCATATTTTATCACGGAGGAGGTTCCGGAAAGGATTTACAAAATGAACTCATCCATCAAGTTGTTGATCATTGTCAGGGAGCCAACCACAAGAGCTATTTCTGATTACACTCAGGTGctagaggggaaggagaggaagaataaAACTTACTACAAGTTTGAGAAGCTGGCAATAGACCCAAATACCTGCGAAGTGAACACAAAATACAAGGCGGTAAGAACCAGCATCTACACCAAACATCTGGAAAGGTGGTTAAAATACTTTCCGATTGAGCAATTTCACATTGTGGACGGAGATCGCCTCATCACGGAACCTCTGCCAGAACTTCAGCTTGTGGAGAAGTTCCTAAATCTTCCCCCGAGGATAAGTCAATACAATTTATATTTCAATGCTACCAGAGGGTTTTACTGCTTGCGATTTAACATTATCTTTAATAAGTGCCTGGCGGGCAGCAAGGGACGCATTCATCCAGAGGTGGACCCCTCTGTCATAACCAAATTGCGCAAATTTTTTCACCCTTTCAATCAAAAATTTTACCAGATCACTGGGAGGACATTGAACTGGCCCTAA